The genomic region TCTGCTGACCGATCGATTCGCAGAGTTTGCGAATCCTCGACTGGGCCGGGCGTGTGCCCAAGTAGGCTCGTCCGGTTTTCGTCGAGTAGCAGCGGCCGAACGTGTAACCCAGGAAATCGAACGTTTGCTCGGGCACCCGGCAGAGTTTCGTTTTCCGCTCATTGACCATCAGTTTCAGTCGTGACATCATGGTTCGCATCGCCGCAGCCGCCTGTTCGGCTGAACCGCGGCAGCAGATCACAAAGTCGTCGGCGTAGTTGACGATTTGAGCGCGAAACTGTTGCTGGCAGCCCAGCGTTTTCCAGCCCAGCACGAACCGCCGCATGTACAGATTCGCCAACATCGGTGAGATCGGAGCGCCTTGCGGGCTGCCTCGTCCTTCGTCCTTGTTGCGAGTAGTGCGATGCACATGCCCTCGGGCGTCTCGCTGTTCGACCGGCACCACGAGCCAGAGTTTGACCAAGTGCAACACGGCCTTGTCGCTGATGCGACGGGCCAAGCACTGCATCAACTCGGCATGCGGGATCGAATCGAAGTAGCCCGACAGGTCTGCATCGATCACTTCCGTGTAACCGGTGTTGAGCAGCCGATGCACGGCCTGCACTGCATCCAGCGCGCTGCGCCCGGTGCGGTAGGCGTATTGCTCCGGCTGCAGGTCGGCCTCGAAGATCGGTTCCAGCACGATCAGCAGCGCCGTTTGCACGACGCGATCTTTGATCGTCGGAATGCCCAGAGGCCGCCGTTTTCCATCTGGTTTGGGAATGTACACCCGACGTACTGGCTGA from Pirellulales bacterium harbors:
- the ltrA gene encoding group II intron reverse transcriptase/maturase; the encoded protein is MSLPTLESVQKLQRALHAKAKGEPKFRFYALYDKVYRKDVLWLALRRCRINGGKPGVDGQTFEDIERYGEMKWLEELAEELRMKTYQPQPVRRVYIPKPDGKRRPLGIPTIKDRVVQTALLIVLEPIFEADLQPEQYAYRTGRSALDAVQAVHRLLNTGYTEVIDADLSGYFDSIPHAELMQCLARRISDKAVLHLVKLWLVVPVEQRDARGHVHRTTRNKDEGRGSPQGAPISPMLANLYMRRFVLGWKTLGCQQQFRAQIVNYADDFVICCRGSAEQAAAAMRTMMSRLKLMVNERKTKLCRVPEQTFDFLGYTFGRCYSTKTGRAYLGTRPAQSRIRKLCESIGQQTTRRRTLRDADELVGRLNRQLRGWANYFRLGPVSKAYRAVDRHVTHRLRQWLCAKHKIAGQGTARFPDEYLYQTLGLVRLSLLTRNLPWAKA